aacctcttctagctcacaaatacattcttgtcaaaacagacaatatgacaacaatgtactacttaaacaaacaaggggaaaacactcatcacaactatgcctcctagcacaaaataattggcattgggcaattcacaacaatattcgcctaatagcgcaatatatcCCAGGCAtccacaatcaattagcggacaatctcagtcgaggtcaccaacaaactcacgagtgggaaatacatccccagatactacaaaaatactttagccagtgggggacaccagaccgtGATCTGTTCGgcacaaaacaaaatgccaaaacttcgtgtccaggtacccacaccctcagtccaagggcaatgttctgtggatcaactggtcagggatatttgcttacgcttttctcccccctctcccactcattccttttctagtcaacaaacttagtcaaaacaaactcaaactaatactcacagcaccaacgtgggcacgccaaccgtggtacaccacactgttggacctctcactagtacctcacatcaaacttccaaacagaccagacctgttaacgcaacacaaactgatcaggcaccccaatccagcaatgctcaatctagcaatctggctcctgaagtcttagagtttggctatctaaatcttccaaaagggtgtatggaagtcattaaacaggcaagaaaacctaccaccaggcattgctatgctaacaaatagaaaagatttgttttctacggCCACGCGAAAcacatcacaccgttagatgcgTCCATATAAGACATCGTAGGCTATTtaatacacctacaaaaagcaaatcttgctttttcttccatcaaaatacacctcactgcaatctcggcttacttgcaaattaaacacacaaaatcactgtttagaataccagtcattaaagccttcatggaaggactaaagaggaTCATAACTCcgagaaccccaccagtaccctcgtggaatcttaatattgtacttgcacgactcatgggtccaccttttgaacccatgcattcttgtcaaatacaatttttaacttggaaagtGTCATTTCTAGTAGCAATCACCTCACTACGAAGaattagtgaaatacaagcgttcactattGAGGAAGCCTTTatacaagtgcacaaacataagattgttctccgcacaaatccaaaagtcatttcactgtttcatttaaaccaaacagtggaactctcagtcttcttcccacagccagactcagtagcagaaagagcactgcatacattagacgtaaaaagagcactaatgtactacatagacagaacaaaaccattttgtaaaactaaacaattgttagtctcattccagaaaccccatgctggtaaccctatatccaaacagaaCATAGCCCGACTGttagttaaatgcatacaaacttttttaccttaaagctaaaatagagctactcattacaccaaatgcACAcgccactagaaagaaaggagcaacagtggcctttctaggtaacacaccaaggacagaaatttgtaaggcagccacttggtccacacctcatacttttaccaaacactactgtgtagctgtgttagcaacgcaacaagccatagaaggacaggctgtattaagattattattttaaacaacttcaactcctacaggctgaccaccgctttttggaggattactgctttgtagtctatggacagcatgtgtatctgcagctactcatgccatcgaacggaaaatgtcacttacccagtgtacatctgttcgtggcatgttccgctgcagattcacatgcgccctcccagtagcctgtagccgtttaagttgcaattagaaattgtatttATGTAAATATACACTACTTTAacgcaaactatgtacatacatgtctattccattgcatggacatctttactattctcattctaccactcctacctcaccctctgcgggaaaacaatctaagatggagtctattcccatgcgcaatggagccgaaagggaggagtcactcggtcccgtgactcaaacacttcttcgaagaaaaaaaacttgtaacactccgagcccaacactagatggcaggagcagtgcacagcatgtgaatctgcagcagaacatgccacgaacagatgtacactgggtaagtgacatttttttatatatatatatatatatatatatatatatatatatacacacacacacacacacacacacacactgggcaaTCCCACACCGACTGCAAAATATTACACACCTCACAATCACTCAAACGTCCGTACACCCATAAAGCAAATAACATATACATTattaatcttaaacacaccctcttATACAACCATTCTGACCTGTACAAGCTATCAACTTCATATAATACCATACCTAACCTAACAAGTACACCGCCTTAAACTTTGCATCTGCTGCATCCTTTAATTTAGTTATAATGTCAAATTAGAAGTAGACTTTCCTTCTCTGAAGAACCTTCTGTTGTCCTTGCTTGCTGCCCTTatgagaaataaggaaaaaaaaaagacgGTTCAGTAAAATTTAACAATTTATCAATGTACATACTTTTTAATTACATAATGTGTTGAAACATTGATTTTAAAAACTATCTTATTTCTTTTCACTAAATGTTACAAATGCTTATTAATGGTTTTTGTTAAATATGAATTTACTTTGTTTTTTGGTTAGATATTTGAATTTATAAAAGTTGTTTTCAAGTGTAAATACGGAAGTGACTTAATGTTAATTTTGTATTTACTAAAATGCAATCATTGAATTTTAACATGTATGAGCTAAACTTTGGTTTTACAACCCTCTGCAATTTGCCCTATATTTAGTTTAACTTTTGTTATAATTGCTCTGCTGCTCTAAAATTTATTATCTTCATGATTGGCTCGATCTCCTCATCTCTTTTTTGATTTGACAACTAGTCTACATAACCAGATGATTAGTTGCAATTACATCTTTGTTTGGGCGAAGAGCGTCCAGCAACCTTGAAGCTTCTTACACTTTTGGTTACTTTTGATGCAGTGGGCTGTGACTTTTTACTTAAAGGTTTTGTGGGATTGTTTGTGTTTCACCTGTTTATTTTGAAATTGAGGGGACTTGTGTCTGAGTAAATCACTTGCACTGAAAAAGAGGTGGGACATTCTTTGTAGATTTAACCATAatcctttatttttaatttgaagTTGGATTGCTGTGTTTTGTCCTAAACTCAAAAAAATGACTGAATCTCAACAAAGACTGACTTCTCATCGTTtattctctttcctttttcctattttttccagTTTTCGACTGTGTCGGAGTGATAGCAACATTCCAGCTCAGCATTCAGAGGATGCAGACAAAATAGCAGAGATGACCTTGAAGATCATGGAAGTGGCCAGTGACACGTGGTTAGTGACCGGCCGTCACCCCATTCCCATCATCACTGCTGCTGCCTATCTAGCATGGCAGTCGCTTCGCCCAGCCTCACGCTTGAAGCACACCTTTCCCTTCTTCTGTAAGCTTGCTGAAATTGATCAGCCACCACCGTCAACAAAGCGGCTTAAAGAAATTTACAGTGTGCTGCTAAGACTGGCATACAGTCTTCCCTGGTTAAAGAAGTTCGCTAAGAACGCTAAAATGGTCGTCCAGTGGTTAGGCGATATCCTGAATCATCGGAACTTCTTGCTCGAACAGGCTCTTGGTTCCCACATAGAAATCACTAGACCGGAGTCTTGCTCAATGAACCGTTCAGAAAGCATGACTGATGAACCGCATGATAAATTAAAAGGGACCAGCCTTCCTACTAGTAAACTGGTAAACGGACAGGGGCCAGAGGTAAAAAGGCCGTTTCTTCCACCATGCGttgaaaatccaagaaaaaaacTCCGAATGCCACAACTTTCTGAGGTCCGGGCCTGCACAGGAGAGGAGGATATTTCCGACAGTGAAATACAAGAATTATTGCGCACGCAGGAGGAGATGGACGAGTATTCGAAGGCTTGTTCTTGGGACTGAGCTTAGACAAAATGTTCATTCGACCCTTGATGACCCA
The Pleurodeles waltl isolate 20211129_DDA chromosome 11, aPleWal1.hap1.20221129, whole genome shotgun sequence genome window above contains:
- the BRF2 gene encoding transcription factor IIIB 50 kDa subunit; amino-acid sequence: MSDFSKCPDCGSSDIVDDAHYSQNQLVCAACGFILTEGLLTTTQAEEGFSQGVRFSESTGEKDSISRCKLREIIRVRNLCRTLRLPNTFEDTAISYFERAFNHPSFHQASLPRKEVIVGCCIYITCRQHSWPLTMGTICSVLYADCFLFASTYGSLVKELELDVPAVSLAEMVKSHCKSFRLCRSDSNIPAQHSEDADKIAEMTLKIMEVASDTWLVTGRHPIPIITAAAYLAWQSLRPASRLKHTFPFFCKLAEIDQPPPSTKRLKEIYSVLLRLAYSLPWLKKFAKNAKMVVQWLGDILNHRNFLLEQALGSHIEITRPESCSMNRSESMTDEPHDKLKGTSLPTSKLVNGQGPEVKRPFLPPCVENPRKKLRMPQLSEVRACTGEEDISDSEIQELLRTQEEMDEYSKACSWD